The following are encoded together in the Acinetobacter radioresistens DSM 6976 = NBRC 102413 = CIP 103788 genome:
- the elsL gene encoding cell wall-recycling L,D-carboxypeptidase ElsL: MSSYTLDQADLLIDLAQQKLHLPKLKKCYAISSGKNGVGEQENTGQTPRGWHRIEKKIGAEHPKNSVFIARQFTDEIYSPELAAQFPQRDWILTRILWLHGLEPGFNQGEGRDTFQRYIYIHGTPDTEPMGIPMSHGCIRMRNEEIIELFDLIPEQALVFLSETPLELI; the protein is encoded by the coding sequence ATGTCTAGCTATACCTTGGATCAGGCAGATCTGTTAATTGATCTGGCACAGCAGAAGCTTCATCTTCCTAAACTAAAAAAGTGTTATGCCATTTCTTCTGGTAAAAATGGAGTAGGTGAGCAGGAAAATACAGGCCAGACTCCACGAGGTTGGCATCGTATAGAAAAAAAAATTGGGGCGGAACATCCTAAAAATTCAGTGTTTATTGCACGTCAGTTTACTGATGAGATTTATAGTCCTGAACTGGCTGCCCAGTTCCCACAAAGAGACTGGATTCTAACACGCATACTCTGGTTACATGGGCTTGAGCCAGGTTTTAATCAGGGAGAAGGGCGGGATACCTTCCAGCGCTATATTTATATTCATGGTACACCAGATACTGAGCCGATGGGTATTCCGATGTCACATGGCTGTATTCGTATGCGTAATGAAGAAATCATTGAGCTTTTTGATTTAATCCCCGAGCAGGCTTTAGTTTTTCTCTCAGAAACACCACTTGAATTGATTTAA
- a CDS encoding YbaN family protein, which yields MRTLFWRSLVLIFIVLGLIGAILPGMPTTVFLILAAWAASKGWPQMDNWLLNHPKYGSTLRAWRANGTVPRKAKWLASIMMLISGIMMLFTNAPLLVKIFTDGIMLVVAIWLWMRPEPQDRPLQSIEKKVPGEIE from the coding sequence ATGAGAACATTGTTTTGGCGAAGTCTGGTACTGATTTTTATTGTACTTGGACTGATAGGGGCAATTTTACCCGGCATGCCAACGACAGTGTTTTTAATACTTGCTGCATGGGCTGCGTCTAAAGGCTGGCCACAAATGGATAACTGGTTACTGAATCATCCAAAATATGGGTCAACGCTCAGAGCTTGGAGAGCTAATGGCACTGTTCCGCGTAAAGCAAAATGGCTGGCCAGTATCATGATGTTAATAAGCGGTATTATGATGCTATTTACTAATGCACCACTGCTTGTCAAAATCTTTACAGATGGCATTATGCTGGTTGTGGCCATCTGGTTATGGATGCGTCCTGAGCCTCAAGATCGACCTTTACAGTCCATCGAAAAAAAAGTACCGGGAGAAATTGAGTAA
- a CDS encoding DUF1853 family protein, which yields MFGDQQAYFEPWLQFKHPAIRQLAFSLASPNILKSLPQELIIKHHFNLHSDHIWQKYFQAYLPRLKQLDQQPEPLEHFLRQLKSTRLGLRFEMLIWFWLLDHAYHPYRLLGHSIQIIDGPKTIGELDFLILNTETGKTEHWEVALKYYLAEREPSLASWFGLNRSDTLLRKLNHFTQKQFQFEEVSGHLIQERYAILKGQLYFPLKNWPDSSEPFSTWINLSRRFGGWADYIPQQDYYRLQRQEWLCPDQVQSSDRALWWTQGLYYSDHASPQFFMYRLPPLLKTSNNV from the coding sequence ATGTTTGGTGATCAGCAGGCTTATTTTGAACCATGGTTACAATTTAAGCATCCTGCCATACGTCAGCTGGCTTTTAGTCTAGCCAGTCCGAATATTCTTAAAAGCCTGCCACAAGAACTCATAATTAAGCATCATTTTAATTTGCATAGTGACCATATCTGGCAAAAATATTTCCAAGCCTATTTACCCCGTTTAAAACAGCTTGACCAGCAACCTGAACCACTTGAGCACTTCCTTCGACAGCTTAAAAGTACGCGCCTAGGACTACGTTTTGAAATGCTGATCTGGTTCTGGCTACTTGATCATGCATATCATCCATATCGTTTACTTGGACATAGCATCCAGATTATTGATGGACCAAAAACAATTGGTGAGCTGGATTTTTTAATTCTAAATACCGAAACGGGAAAAACAGAACATTGGGAAGTGGCTTTAAAATATTATCTGGCTGAAAGAGAACCTTCTTTGGCATCGTGGTTTGGTCTTAACCGTAGTGATACCTTATTACGCAAACTAAATCACTTTACGCAGAAACAGTTCCAGTTTGAAGAGGTATCAGGACATCTCATTCAAGAGCGCTACGCTATTCTCAAGGGACAACTTTACTTCCCCTTAAAAAACTGGCCTGACTCTTCTGAGCCCTTTTCAACCTGGATTAATTTATCTCGTAGATTTGGAGGATGGGCTGATTATATTCCCCAGCAAGACTACTATCGTCTACAGCGACAGGAGTGGTTATGTCCGGATCAGGTGCAAAGTTCGGACAGGGCTTTATGGTGGACTCAAGGTTTATATTATTCTGATCATGCATCTCCGCAGTTCTTTATGTACCGTCTACCTCCCTTACTCAAAACCTCTAATAATGTTTAA
- a CDS encoding entericidin A/B family lipoprotein produces the protein MKKILAASMFLAIVLTGCNTVKGLGEDVSSAGSAVSNTAEDTKQKL, from the coding sequence ATGAAAAAAATTTTAGCTGCTTCAATGTTTTTGGCAATTGTACTGACTGGTTGTAACACAGTAAAAGGCTTGGGCGAGGATGTTTCTAGTGCAGGAAGTGCTGTATCAAATACTGCAGAAGATACTAAACAAAAACTTTAA